From Chlorogloeopsis sp. ULAP01, a single genomic window includes:
- a CDS encoding GNAT family N-acetyltransferase has translation MSQLRLHLQKTEFVEQVRHQMKEGYKLAFLQIQEQVLAVAGFRVSTCLASGKFLYIDDLVVDELNQSQGYGQNLFQWLIEYAQNHQCQHLSLDSGVQRFTDHRFYLMQRMNITSHHFSIELS, from the coding sequence ATGTCCCAGTTACGTCTGCATCTTCAAAAGACTGAATTCGTGGAACAAGTTCGGCATCAGATGAAAGAAGGATATAAACTTGCCTTCTTGCAAATACAAGAGCAAGTTTTAGCAGTGGCGGGATTTCGTGTTTCTACTTGTTTGGCATCAGGAAAATTTTTGTACATTGATGACTTGGTTGTTGATGAGTTGAATCAGTCACAGGGTTATGGTCAAAATTTATTCCAGTGGTTAATAGAATATGCTCAAAATCATCAGTGTCAACATTTGAGTCTTGATTCCGGAGTACAGCGATTTACAGATCATAGATTTTATCTGATGCAGCGTATGAATATTACAAGTCATCACTTTTCAATAGAATTATCGTAA